A genomic window from Gymnodinialimonas ceratoperidinii includes:
- a CDS encoding YczE/YyaS/YitT family protein yields the protein MSFLSVTSVPRLRWSAPRAFTLRPPAASLVFLVIGLVVFGTGEALLVTAGVGVSPWTLFAEGVTQVTGWSLGFATFVISASLLALWVPLKQTPGLGTILNAIIIALVLEYLLPYLPAFESYAANALLALVGVMVTGFGAAIYLVANLGPGPRDGLMTGLQAVTGLPIALVRTALELTVVAIGWALGGTLGLGTVLFALGIGPAIATGMQVLQRFETRH from the coding sequence TTGAGCTTTCTTTCGGTCACCTCGGTCCCGAGACTCCGCTGGAGCGCGCCCCGGGCCTTCACCCTGCGGCCGCCCGCGGCCTCGCTGGTGTTCCTCGTCATCGGCCTCGTCGTCTTCGGCACCGGCGAGGCGCTTCTGGTCACGGCAGGTGTTGGCGTCAGCCCCTGGACGCTGTTCGCCGAGGGCGTGACGCAGGTGACCGGCTGGAGCCTCGGCTTTGCGACCTTCGTGATCAGCGCGTCGCTGCTGGCGCTCTGGGTGCCGCTGAAGCAGACGCCCGGCCTAGGGACGATCCTGAACGCGATCATCATCGCGCTGGTGCTGGAATACCTCCTGCCTTACCTGCCTGCTTTCGAAAGCTACGCCGCCAACGCCCTGCTGGCCCTCGTCGGCGTCATGGTGACCGGCTTCGGCGCGGCGATCTACCTTGTCGCCAACCTCGGCCCCGGCCCCCGTGACGGGCTGATGACCGGCCTGCAAGCCGTCACCGGCCTGCCCATCGCGCTGGTCCGCACGGCATTGGAGCTGACCGTGGTCGCCATCGGATGGGCACTTGGCGGCACCCTCGGCCTCGGCACAGTGCTCTTCGCGCTCGGCATCGGACCGGCGATCGCCACCGGAATGCAGGTCCTGCAGCGGTTTGAGACCCGGCATTAG
- a CDS encoding cytochrome c-type biogenesis protein has protein sequence MRRLLCALLLVTASLATPATAVQPDEVLSDPVLEERARDISAGLRCLVCRNESIDESNADLARDLRLLVRERLVAGDTDAETVAYIVDRYGEYVLLRPTFDGSSILLWLAGPLLLLAGLGLSVSYLRTRATAEPAGADQLTPEEEARLQAILSDSAERDSTPPEN, from the coding sequence ATGAGACGTCTCCTCTGCGCCCTGCTTCTTGTGACCGCCAGCCTGGCCACGCCGGCCACGGCGGTGCAGCCGGACGAGGTCCTCTCCGACCCCGTCCTCGAAGAGCGAGCGCGCGACATCTCGGCGGGTCTGCGATGCCTTGTCTGCCGCAACGAGAGCATCGACGAGAGCAATGCCGACCTCGCCCGCGACCTGCGGCTCCTCGTGAGGGAGCGTCTGGTCGCAGGCGACACCGATGCCGAGACCGTGGCCTATATCGTCGACCGCTACGGCGAATACGTCCTCCTTCGCCCGACCTTCGACGGCTCCTCTATCCTGCTCTGGCTGGCCGGGCCACTGCTGCTGCTCGCCGGCCTCGGCCTCTCGGTTAGCTACCTGCGCACGCGCGCGACGGCAGAGCCCGCAGGCGCCGACCAACTGACCCCCGAGGAGGAAGCGCGCCTGCAGGCCATCCTCTCGGACAGCGCCGAGCGCGACAGCACGCCCCCTGAGAACTGA
- a CDS encoding enoyl-CoA hydratase-related protein, translating into MNYETITTETREGMAVITMNRPDVMNALNTQMRAEITHAVSAAGQEARVVVLTGTGAAFCSGQDLGDRANMGNINLERTLRDEYIPMLNAIVDCPVPVIAAVNGTAAGAGANLALICDVTIATESASFIQAFSKIGLIPDAGGTWALPRTIGLQRAMGAALFAEKITATQAADWGMIWEVAADEAFEEVWKARATHLATGPSEAFKRIKQVMRASSGNSLEEQLLLEGQLQGQCGKSRDFMEGVMAFLQKRPAQFEGR; encoded by the coding sequence ATGAATTACGAGACAATCACCACCGAGACCCGCGAGGGGATGGCTGTCATCACGATGAACCGCCCCGACGTGATGAACGCGCTCAACACGCAGATGCGCGCAGAGATCACCCACGCGGTCAGCGCGGCGGGACAGGAGGCGCGGGTGGTCGTGCTGACGGGCACGGGCGCGGCCTTCTGCTCGGGTCAGGACCTCGGTGACCGGGCCAACATGGGCAACATCAACCTCGAGCGGACCTTGCGCGACGAGTATATCCCGATGCTCAACGCCATCGTCGATTGCCCGGTCCCGGTCATCGCGGCGGTCAACGGCACGGCGGCGGGTGCAGGCGCCAACCTCGCGCTGATCTGCGACGTGACAATCGCGACCGAGAGCGCGTCGTTCATCCAGGCCTTTTCGAAGATCGGCCTGATCCCCGACGCGGGCGGCACCTGGGCGCTGCCGCGGACCATCGGCCTGCAGCGCGCAATGGGAGCGGCCCTGTTTGCGGAGAAGATCACGGCAACGCAGGCCGCGGACTGGGGAATGATCTGGGAAGTGGCGGCGGACGAGGCCTTCGAGGAGGTCTGGAAAGCCCGCGCCACGCACCTGGCGACGGGGCCGAGCGAGGCCTTCAAGCGTATCAAGCAGGTGATGCGGGCCAGCTCGGGCAACAGCCTGGAAGAGCAGCTCCTTCTGGAGGGGCAGCTGCAGGGACAATGCGGAAAATCGCGCGATTTCATGGAGGGGGTCATGGCCTTCCTCCAGAAGCGCCCGGCGCAGTTCGAGGGGCGCTGA
- a CDS encoding DMT family transporter: MCQDDLQLGEVDVAWIYLFIAGALEVAWAAGLKRLGLGGGWMLGILTLITMAASLLALYAAMARLPLGIAYPIWTGIGSVGSVAVGVLFFNQTIGASTVAGVLLLVAGMVLLGADAH, from the coding sequence ATGTGCCAGGACGACCTGCAATTGGGGGAGGTCGACGTGGCCTGGATTTATCTCTTCATCGCCGGCGCTCTGGAAGTGGCCTGGGCCGCAGGGCTCAAACGCCTCGGGCTTGGCGGCGGCTGGATGCTCGGCATCCTCACCCTCATCACCATGGCCGCGAGCCTGCTGGCGCTCTACGCCGCCATGGCGCGGTTGCCCCTCGGCATTGCCTACCCGATCTGGACCGGCATCGGCTCCGTCGGCTCGGTCGCCGTGGGCGTGCTCTTCTTCAACCAGACAATCGGCGCGAGTACCGTGGCAGGAGTCCTCCTGCTCGTGGCAGGCATGGTCCTGCTCGGCGCCGACGCCCATTGA
- a CDS encoding helicase HerA-like domain-containing protein — MSDQGESGIFVGGGGRDYSEAQYLRPDYANRHGLIAGATGTGKTVTLQILAESFSALGVPVVLSDVKGDLSGLGQAGSDSFKLHDAFIARAETINFTDYAYRAFPVTFWDLFGEQGHPIRTTVAEMGPLLLSRLLDLTDAQEGVLNIAFRVADEESWPILDLKDLQALLVWVGENRKTLSLRYGNVSSASVGAIQRRLLVLETEGGAKFFGEPALELDDLFLTDETGAGRINILAADKLMQSPRLYATFLLWLLSELFETLPEVGDPDKPKLVFFFDEAHLLFEDAPKALVDKVEQVARLIRSKGVGVYFITQNPADVPEDILGQLGNRIQHALRAFTAKDRRALQQAAQNYRDNPDFDIEDAIREVGVGEAVTSLLERKGIPGVAQRTLIRPPSSQLGPITKATRAALIGQSPIAGKYETIEDRESAYEILQKRAAEAAREAEEAEAKEEQAAPAEREYRAGRRYSAPNVSRSTSKPRRRSSRSDSVGTAFAKSFARQMGTQSGRAVVRGILGGLFRGR, encoded by the coding sequence GCGGCGGGGGCCGCGATTACTCGGAAGCGCAATACCTCCGCCCTGACTACGCGAACCGCCACGGGTTAATCGCGGGTGCCACCGGCACCGGCAAGACGGTGACGCTGCAGATCCTCGCCGAAAGCTTCTCGGCCCTCGGCGTCCCGGTGGTGCTCTCCGACGTGAAGGGCGACCTCTCGGGCCTCGGGCAGGCGGGCTCCGACAGCTTCAAGCTCCACGATGCCTTCATCGCCCGCGCCGAGACGATCAACTTCACCGATTACGCCTACCGCGCCTTCCCCGTCACCTTCTGGGACCTCTTCGGCGAACAGGGCCACCCGATCCGCACCACCGTGGCCGAAATGGGCCCGCTGCTGTTGTCGCGCCTCCTGGACCTGACCGACGCGCAGGAGGGCGTGCTCAACATCGCCTTCCGCGTCGCCGATGAGGAGAGCTGGCCGATCCTCGATCTCAAGGACCTGCAGGCGCTGCTGGTCTGGGTCGGCGAGAACCGCAAGACGCTCTCGCTGCGCTACGGCAATGTCTCCTCGGCCTCCGTCGGCGCGATCCAGCGCCGCCTGCTGGTGCTGGAGACCGAGGGCGGCGCAAAGTTCTTCGGCGAACCGGCGCTCGAACTCGATGATCTGTTCCTGACAGACGAGACGGGGGCAGGGCGCATCAACATCCTTGCCGCCGACAAGCTGATGCAGTCGCCGCGCCTCTACGCGACCTTCCTGCTCTGGCTCCTCTCCGAACTCTTCGAGACGCTGCCCGAGGTGGGCGACCCCGACAAACCAAAGCTGGTCTTCTTCTTCGACGAGGCGCATCTCCTGTTCGAGGATGCCCCCAAGGCGCTCGTCGACAAGGTCGAACAGGTGGCCCGCCTGATCCGCTCCAAGGGCGTCGGCGTCTACTTCATCACCCAGAACCCGGCCGATGTCCCCGAAGATATCCTCGGTCAACTCGGCAACCGCATCCAGCACGCCTTGCGCGCCTTCACCGCCAAGGACCGCCGCGCCCTGCAGCAGGCGGCGCAGAACTACCGCGACAATCCCGATTTCGACATCGAGGACGCGATCCGCGAGGTGGGCGTCGGCGAGGCCGTGACCTCACTTCTGGAACGCAAGGGAATCCCCGGCGTCGCGCAACGCACGCTGATCCGCCCCCCGTCCTCGCAACTCGGCCCGATCACCAAGGCCACCCGTGCCGCGCTGATCGGCCAGTCGCCTATCGCGGGCAAATACGAGACCATCGAGGACCGCGAGAGCGCCTACGAAATCCTCCAGAAACGCGCCGCCGAGGCCGCGCGCGAGGCCGAGGAAGCCGAGGCGAAGGAAGAGCAAGCCGCCCCCGCCGAGCGTGAATACCGCGCCGGACGCCGCTATTCCGCCCCCAACGTCAGCCGCTCCACCTCGAAACCGCGCCGCCGCTCCAGCCGCTCCGACAGCGTCGGCACCGCCTTCGCCAAGAGCTTCGCCCGCCAGATGGGGACGCAATCGGGCCGCGCCGTGGTCCGGGGCATCCTCGGCGGCCTGTTCCGCGGCCGCTAA
- a CDS encoding branched-chain amino acid ABC transporter permease, with amino-acid sequence MSDVTSPTATAPAPSGFNAKNVALFALVAVLFLGTGFVQSWNTALTIFNMGLISCIMALGVNMQWGYAGLFNVGVMGFVALGGLATVLVSVDPVPEAWSAGGLQVIMGLILGALTIVGAILLWNAMPRGRLRGLVMLVVLLAGFVVFRQVFDGGTQAVESIDPAVSGFLGGLGLPVLFAWPVGGLLAAGAAWIIGKTALGLRSDYLAIATLGIAEIIIAVLKNEDWLARGVKNVIGIDRPVPYEVELQANQGFVDMVTTYGADPVTASTITVKLLYSLLFIVVLGLLIWLSEKAWNSPWGRMMRAIRDNEVSASAMGKNVKKRHMQIFILGSAVCGIAGAMMTTLDSQLVPGTYQPLRFTFLIWVMVIVGGSGNNWGAVLGGFLIWWLWVQVEPLGLLLMQTLTYGMEDGYWLREHLLDSAAHMRLLTMGLILLLVLRFSPRGLIPEK; translated from the coding sequence ATGAGCGACGTGACCTCACCCACCGCCACCGCGCCTGCGCCCTCGGGCTTCAACGCCAAGAACGTGGCCCTTTTCGCGCTGGTCGCCGTCCTGTTCCTCGGCACCGGCTTCGTGCAGTCGTGGAACACTGCGCTGACGATCTTCAACATGGGGCTGATCAGCTGCATCATGGCGCTCGGCGTCAACATGCAGTGGGGCTACGCGGGCCTGTTCAACGTCGGCGTCATGGGCTTCGTGGCGCTCGGCGGGCTGGCCACCGTGCTGGTCTCCGTCGATCCCGTCCCCGAGGCGTGGTCGGCCGGCGGCTTGCAGGTGATCATGGGCCTCATCCTCGGCGCGCTGACCATCGTGGGCGCGATCCTGCTCTGGAACGCCATGCCCAGAGGCCGGCTCCGAGGGCTGGTGATGCTGGTCGTCCTGCTGGCGGGCTTCGTCGTCTTCCGGCAGGTCTTCGACGGCGGCACCCAGGCCGTCGAATCCATCGACCCGGCGGTGTCTGGCTTCCTCGGCGGCCTTGGCCTGCCGGTGCTCTTTGCCTGGCCCGTGGGCGGGCTGCTGGCCGCCGGTGCAGCATGGATCATCGGCAAGACCGCCCTCGGCCTGCGCTCGGACTACCTCGCCATCGCGACCCTCGGCATCGCCGAGATCATCATCGCCGTGCTCAAGAACGAGGACTGGCTGGCGCGCGGCGTGAAGAACGTCATCGGCATCGACCGTCCCGTTCCCTACGAGGTCGAGCTGCAGGCGAACCAAGGCTTCGTCGACATGGTCACCACCTACGGCGCGGACCCGGTGACCGCCTCCACGATCACCGTGAAGCTGCTCTATTCGCTCCTGTTCATCGTCGTGCTCGGCCTGCTGATCTGGCTGTCTGAGAAGGCGTGGAACTCGCCCTGGGGCCGGATGATGCGGGCGATCCGAGACAACGAGGTCTCGGCCTCGGCCATGGGCAAGAACGTCAAGAAACGCCACATGCAGATCTTCATCCTCGGCTCCGCCGTCTGCGGCATCGCCGGTGCGATGATGACGACGCTCGACAGCCAGCTTGTGCCCGGCACCTACCAGCCTTTGCGCTTCACCTTCCTGATCTGGGTGATGGTCATCGTCGGCGGCTCCGGCAACAACTGGGGCGCGGTGCTCGGCGGCTTCCTGATCTGGTGGCTCTGGGTGCAGGTCGAACCCCTCGGCCTCCTGCTGATGCAGACGCTGACCTACGGCATGGAGGACGGCTACTGGCTGCGCGAGCACCTGCTCGACAGCGCCGCCCATATGCGCCTGCTGACCATGGGGCTGATCCTGCTCCTCGTGCTGCGCTTCAGCCCACGGGGCCTGATCCCCGAGAAGTAG
- a CDS encoding cysteine hydrolase family protein, protein MTTKTKTARALIEGRPALIVIDIQKSTFIDDSAERSIDNMPGYRARMEAARGLVDAAHDAGVPVIFIQEVHRPDLVDFGRELDGDEDIHCLEGDPRTEVAKEEMGFRRGDYVIPKRRYSAFFGTDFEILLRGLKIDTLILCGGLTDVCVHYTFVDAHQSDYFCRVVEDCVGGSSLEAHEAALRAMEYLQTGAVQSRERVIAALADHRAAG, encoded by the coding sequence ATGACGACGAAAACCAAAACGGCCCGTGCCTTGATCGAGGGGCGCCCGGCGCTGATCGTGATCGACATTCAGAAGAGCACCTTCATCGACGACAGCGCCGAGCGTTCGATCGACAACATGCCCGGCTACCGCGCGCGGATGGAGGCCGCCCGAGGCCTCGTGGACGCCGCCCATGACGCGGGCGTTCCGGTGATCTTCATCCAGGAGGTGCACCGCCCCGACCTCGTGGATTTCGGCCGCGAGCTGGACGGCGACGAGGATATCCACTGCCTCGAAGGCGACCCCCGCACCGAAGTGGCGAAGGAGGAGATGGGCTTCCGCCGCGGCGACTACGTGATCCCCAAACGCCGCTACTCGGCCTTCTTCGGCACCGATTTCGAGATCCTGCTGCGTGGCCTGAAGATCGACACGCTGATCCTCTGCGGCGGGTTGACCGATGTCTGCGTCCATTACACCTTCGTCGACGCGCACCAGTCCGACTACTTCTGCCGCGTGGTGGAGGATTGCGTCGGCGGCTCCTCGCTCGAGGCGCATGAGGCCGCCTTGCGCGCGATGGAATATTTGCAGACCGGGGCGGTCCAAAGCCGCGAAAGGGTGATTGCCGCGCTGGCCGACCATCGGGCCGCGGGCTGA
- a CDS encoding branched-chain amino acid ABC transporter permease, whose product MDFLNALVALANFVLVPATAYGAQLALGALGVTLIYGILRFSNFAHGDTMAFGTMVTIFGTWGLQAAGVTLGPLPTALLALPLGIAVTAALMIGTDRVVYRFYREKKAKPVIFVIASLGVMFIMNGIVRFLIGVDDQRFSDGERFIIRARDFREMTGLDEGLAFRTTQGITIVVAVIAVVALFWFLNRTRTGKSMRAFSDNEDLALLSGINPDRVVLVTWIIVAALATTAGVLYGLDKSFKPFTYFQLLLPIFASAIVGGLGNPLGAILGGFLIAFSEVGVTYAFRKVVGYLGPEDWQPEGLLQLLSTDYKFAVSFGILLIVLLFKPTGIMKGKSV is encoded by the coding sequence CGCGCTCGGCGTCACGCTGATCTACGGCATCCTGCGATTCTCGAACTTCGCCCATGGCGACACGATGGCCTTCGGGACCATGGTCACGATCTTCGGCACATGGGGCCTGCAGGCCGCAGGCGTCACGCTCGGGCCACTGCCCACGGCGCTGCTGGCACTGCCACTCGGCATCGCGGTGACCGCGGCGCTGATGATCGGCACCGACCGCGTCGTCTATCGCTTCTACCGCGAGAAGAAGGCCAAGCCGGTGATTTTCGTGATCGCCTCGCTCGGGGTCATGTTCATCATGAACGGCATCGTCCGCTTCCTGATCGGCGTCGACGACCAGCGCTTTTCCGATGGCGAGCGCTTCATCATCCGCGCACGCGACTTCCGCGAGATGACCGGCCTCGACGAAGGTCTGGCCTTCCGCACCACCCAAGGCATCACCATCGTCGTGGCGGTGATCGCGGTGGTGGCGCTGTTCTGGTTCCTCAACCGCACGCGCACCGGCAAATCGATGCGCGCCTTCTCCGACAACGAGGATCTGGCGCTTCTGTCGGGCATCAACCCCGACCGCGTGGTGCTGGTGACATGGATCATCGTGGCGGCGCTGGCGACCACGGCGGGGGTGCTCTATGGCCTCGACAAGTCCTTCAAACCCTTCACCTATTTCCAGCTGCTGCTGCCAATCTTCGCCTCCGCCATCGTTGGCGGTCTGGGCAACCCGCTCGGCGCGATCCTCGGCGGCTTCCTCATCGCCTTCTCCGAGGTCGGCGTGACCTATGCCTTCCGCAAGGTGGTGGGCTATCTCGGGCCTGAGGACTGGCAACCCGAGGGGCTGCTGCAGCTTCTCTCCACCGACTACAAGTTCGCGGTCTCCTTCGGGATCTTGCTGATCGTGCTTCTGTTCAAGCCTACGGGCATCATGAAGGGGAAATCGGTATGA
- a CDS encoding heme lyase CcmF/NrfE family subunit, whose amino-acid sequence MIVELGHFALILAFAVAIFQTIVPMVGAARGNRAWMATAEPAASAQFLLTGLAFAALTYAFVTSDFSLSLVVANSHTAKPMLYKISGVWGNHEGSLLLWVLILTLFGACAAWFGKGLPPSLRARVLAVQSAIATAFFAFILFTSNPFLRLATPPFDGQDLNPLLQDPGLAFHPPFLYLGYVGLSMSFSFAVAALIEGRVDAAWGRWVRPWTLAAWIFLTIGIGLGSWWAYYELGWGGFWFWDPVENASFMPWLISAALLHSAIVVEKRESLKSWTILLAILAFGFSLIGTFIVRSGVLTSVHAFANDPERGIFILAILAIFMGGALLLFAFRAGAMEAKGVFATVSRESGLVLNNLLLAVSCFVVFIGTIWPLVAELFFERTLSVGPPFFDAAFTPFVFGLAIAMPIAAMLPWKRARLPKPARALMPAAVLALSVGLLAWAMYSGKTAIAPLGIGLSVWLLAGAVTDLWTRTGRGDLRGRLRRLARLPRADWGKSIAHAGLGVTMFGVVALTGYQIEDIRVAQEGTPYVVGAYEVELLGVEENVRGPNYISTIASVLVRDAETREEIATLTPERRIYPVAGMPTTEAGIDGGITRDVYITLGDPQDGGGWALRVWVKPFANWIWGGTIIMALGGFLSLSDRRYRMAAGAARSRPAVREVPAE is encoded by the coding sequence ATGATAGTAGAACTCGGACATTTCGCCCTGATCCTCGCCTTCGCGGTCGCGATCTTCCAGACGATCGTGCCCATGGTGGGGGCCGCGCGGGGCAATCGCGCGTGGATGGCGACGGCGGAGCCCGCCGCAAGCGCCCAGTTCCTTCTCACCGGCCTTGCCTTCGCGGCACTGACCTACGCCTTCGTGACCTCGGATTTCTCCCTCAGCCTCGTTGTCGCCAACTCCCATACCGCCAAGCCGATGCTCTACAAGATCTCCGGCGTCTGGGGGAATCACGAGGGCTCGCTCCTGCTCTGGGTCCTCATCCTCACGCTCTTCGGCGCCTGCGCGGCGTGGTTCGGCAAGGGCCTGCCGCCAAGCCTGCGCGCCCGCGTGCTGGCGGTGCAATCGGCCATCGCCACGGCCTTCTTCGCCTTCATCCTCTTCACCTCCAACCCCTTCCTGCGGCTCGCGACCCCGCCCTTCGACGGGCAGGACCTCAACCCGTTGCTGCAGGACCCGGGCCTCGCCTTCCACCCGCCGTTTCTCTACCTCGGCTACGTTGGCCTCTCGATGTCCTTCTCCTTTGCCGTCGCCGCCCTGATCGAGGGGCGCGTCGACGCCGCCTGGGGCCGGTGGGTGCGCCCCTGGACGCTGGCGGCCTGGATCTTCCTGACCATCGGCATCGGCCTGGGTTCCTGGTGGGCCTATTACGAGCTTGGTTGGGGCGGCTTCTGGTTCTGGGACCCGGTGGAAAACGCCTCCTTCATGCCCTGGCTGATCTCGGCGGCGCTGCTGCATTCGGCCATTGTGGTGGAGAAGCGCGAGAGCCTGAAAAGCTGGACGATCCTGCTGGCGATCCTCGCCTTCGGCTTCTCGCTCATCGGCACCTTCATCGTGCGCTCGGGCGTGCTGACCTCGGTCCATGCCTTCGCCAATGACCCCGAGCGCGGGATCTTCATCCTCGCGATCCTCGCGATCTTCATGGGCGGCGCGCTCCTCCTCTTCGCCTTCCGCGCGGGCGCGATGGAGGCCAAGGGCGTCTTCGCCACCGTCAGCCGCGAGAGCGGGTTGGTGCTCAACAACCTGCTGCTGGCCGTCTCCTGCTTCGTGGTCTTCATCGGCACGATCTGGCCGCTGGTGGCCGAGCTCTTCTTTGAGCGCACCCTCTCCGTCGGCCCGCCCTTCTTCGACGCGGCCTTCACGCCCTTCGTCTTCGGCCTCGCCATCGCCATGCCCATCGCCGCGATGCTGCCGTGGAAACGCGCCCGGCTGCCCAAGCCCGCGCGCGCGTTGATGCCGGCGGCAGTTCTCGCGCTCTCGGTGGGGCTACTGGCCTGGGCGATGTACTCCGGCAAAACCGCCATCGCGCCTCTCGGCATCGGCCTCTCCGTCTGGCTTCTGGCCGGCGCCGTGACAGATCTCTGGACCCGGACCGGCCGGGGCGATCTGCGCGGACGCCTGCGCCGCCTTGCGCGCCTTCCCCGCGCCGATTGGGGCAAGTCCATCGCCCATGCAGGCCTCGGCGTCACCATGTTCGGGGTCGTCGCACTGACCGGCTACCAGATCGAAGACATCCGCGTGGCCCAGGAGGGCACGCCCTATGTCGTCGGCGCCTACGAGGTCGAGCTCTTGGGCGTCGAGGAGAACGTCCGCGGGCCAAATTATATCTCCACGATCGCTTCGGTTCTCGTCCGGGACGCCGAGACCCGAGAAGAAATCGCCACGCTCACCCCTGAGCGCCGCATCTACCCGGTCGCCGGGATGCCCACGACCGAGGCCGGGATCGACGGCGGCATCACGCGCGACGTCTACATCACCCTCGGCGATCCCCAGGACGGCGGCGGATGGGCGCTGCGGGTCTGGGTCAAACCCTTCGCGAACTGGATCTGGGGCGGCACCATCATCATGGCCTTGGGCGGGTTCCTGAGCCTCTCCGACCGCCGCTACCGCATGGCCGCAGGCGCCGCCCGCTCGCGCCCCGCCGTGCGCGAGGTGCCGGCGGAATGA